One genomic window of Pocillopora verrucosa isolate sample1 chromosome 8, ASM3666991v2, whole genome shotgun sequence includes the following:
- the LOC131769139 gene encoding QRFP-like peptide receptor translates to METTFKVLFIIAIASNFVGNVSVIFVILLHRRMQTPMNCLLANLALADSMVGLFLIPRTLLNDLYTHPGGWVGDLLCKMLTHACFTYLAAVASMLTLMFIAWERYYAVIYPHSSKGRINAKKLRLLIALSWIIACGYASIEFWIIKFDENKNSCIYDWSETLWKIDVFVWCIVLSLVPLVIQVGLYVRVVHRLWGKKAQVNEISQRSLMIQRKKLTKTIILISFINIICRLPIDFHYFLSTFAGETFTTAEWWVPISFSVSHLMLVLNSAVNPVIYAAQDREFRQHTVRLLMNRCGRGRRVMDTTSALEFTKPSSR, encoded by the coding sequence ATGGAAACGACCTTCAAAGTACTATTCATTATTGCTATCGCTTCAAATTTTGTTGGAAACGTATCGGTCATCTTCGTGATTTTATTACACAGGAGAATGCAGACTCCAATGAACTGTTTGTTGGCCAACTTAGCCCTGGCTGACTCAATGGTCGGTCTTTTCTTGATCCCAAGAACACTTCTTAATGATTTATATACGCATCCCGGTGGTTGGGTGGGAGATTTGTTATGTAAGATGTTGACGCATGCATGTTTCACATATCTGGCTGCTGTGGCTTCAATGCTAACACTGATGTTTATTGCATGGGAAAGATACTACGCCGTGATTTATCCCCACAGCTCAAAGGGCAGAATAAATGCAAAGAAACTCCGTCTTTTAATCGCTTTGAGTTGGATTATTGCGTGTGGTTATGCTTCCATTGAGTTCTGGATCATTAAGTTTGACGAAAATAAGAACTCGTGCATTTACGACTGGTCAGAAACGTTGTGGAAGATTGATGTGTTCGTCTGGTGTATCGTCCTGAGCTTGGTACCACTTGTAATCCAGGTGGGATTGTATGTAAGAGTGGTGCATCGCCTATGGGGAAAAAAAGCTCAAGTCAATGAAATCTCTCAGCGCTCACTGATGATACAGAGGAAAAAACTGACGAAAACTATCATTCTCATATCTTTTATTAACATCATTTGTAGGCTTCCAATTGATTTCCACTACTTTTTGTCTACGTTTGCTGGCGAGACCTTCACTACAGCAGAATGGTGGGTACCTATTTCTTTCTCGGTCAGCCATTTAATGCTCGTTCTTAACTCTGCTGTTAATCCAGTCATATATGCTGCTCAAGATCGTGAATTCAGACAACACACAGTGCGCTTATTAATGAACAGATGTGGCCGAGGTAGAAGGGTGATGGACACCACGAGTGCTCTAGAGTTTACGAAACCGTCATCCCGTTAA